ATTCATGGCGGCGATATGACCATCGGCCAAATCCACTACGTGGATATAGTCCCGTACGCCGGTGCCGTCGACGGTCGGATAATCGTTGCCGAAAATCGCCAGCGAGTCGCGGCGACCCACCGCCACCTGGGCGATGTAAGGCATCAGGTTATTGGGCACGCCCTGCGGGTCTTCTCCCATTTCGCCCGACGGATGCGCACCCACCGGGTTGAAGTAGCGCAGCAGCACCACGCTCCAGTCCGGTTCCGCGCGCTGCAAATCCTGCAGGATCTGCTCTACCATCAGTTTGCTGCGGCCGTAAGGGCTGGCGGGGGTGCCGGTGGGGAAACTTTCCTGATACGGGATCTGCGGCTGGTCGCCATACACGGTAGCGGAAGAGCTGAAAATCAGCGTCTTGACGCCCGCGTGTTTCATGGCTTCCACCAGCGTCAGTGTGCCGTACACGTTGTTGTCGTAGTAGCTGATGGGTTCGCGTACCGATTCGCCTACTGCTTTAAGGCCGGCGAAGTGGATCACCGCGCCAATATCATGTTCGGCAAAAATAGTCTGCAACAGGCCGCTATCGCGGATATCGCCCTGATAAAACACCGGCGTCTGTCCGCTGACGTGGGCAATGGCCTTTGTCACGCTGGATTTGCTGTTGCATAGGTTGTCGAGAATAACCGGCTGATGACCGGCGGCGATCAGTTGTACACAGGTATGACTGCCAATGTAACCGATACCACCTGTAACCAATACTTTCATAATGACCTCTGTTGCAGAAAACTGGTTGGGAAAATAGCACGACCGTAGCGGGAAAAAGGTGATCAACGCCTTAAATAGCGATAATTAAGGCGATACAGCTCGATCGATGTGTCTGGGTGAGGTTATAGGATATCAATATAGTATGATGCGGTACTAGGGAAAATACTCTGTATTTTTTTGTGGTAACGTTATCACAAAGTGGGCGAAATGACGGTTTCGCCGCAAGCGAAACCGTGTTGTGAGCGATCAGCGGTTTTCTATCAGGTAGCGGTAGCCGTCGCCGTCCGGTACGAAAGTCAGGCGGTGGGTGATGCAGTCCGGCGCGTCTTCCGCATGGTGGGAGACGAACAGCAGTTGGGTTTGTCCCTGACCGATCAGAATATCCAGCCAGCGGCGGATAAGCTGACGGTTGAGCGGGTCTAATCCCTGCAACGGCTCATCGAGGATGAGTAACGCCGGATGTTTCACCAGCGCGCGGACAATCAGCGCCAGCCGTTGCTGGCCCCAGGACAATGACTGGAACGGGGCGTCGGCCAAGCTGTCCGGCAGACCGAGCAACGCCAGCCACTGGGCGACCAGAAAACGCTGGCGGTCGGATACCGCCTGATAAATGCCGATGGAGTCGAAGAAGCCGGAGAGGATCACGTTGCGCAGGCTGGTGCTGACGCGGTACTCCAGATGCAGGCTGCTGCTGACGTAGCCGATGTGGCGCTTGATGTCCCAGATGGTTTCGCCGCTGCCGCGACGACGGCCAAACAGCGTCAGGTCGTTGCTGTAGCCCTGCGGGTGGTCGCCGGTGATCAGGCTAAGCAGGGTGGACTTGCCGGCGCCGTTCGGCCCGACGATTTGCCAGTGCTGGCCCGGCAGCACTTCCCAGCTCAAATCGTCCAGAATGCGGCGATCGTTGTAGCTCACCACGCCGTGCAGCAGACGAATGCGGGGCTGATCCGGCGGCAAGGTCGGGCGCTGGGTCGGGTCTTCCGCTTCCGGTAGCGCGGTATCGGCCAGGGTTTCGCTGTGCGCCAGTTGCGACACCAGTGCATCGGATAAAATCGCCTCGCGTGCGCCTTGCCGGGTCAGGGTACAATCCGCCAACACGCCGACCTGGCCGACAAACACCGGAATATCTTCAAAGCGGTTGAGAATCAGCACCAGTGTTTGCCCCTGCGCCGCCAGCGACGCCAGCAGGTCGGTCAACTGCGCGCGCGAGGCGACGTCCAGCCCGTCGAACGGTTCGTCGAGAATCAGCAGGTCCGGCTGCGCCATCAGCGCCTGACACAGCATGGTCTTGCGGGTTTCGCCGGTAGAGAGGTATTTGAAGCGCCGGTCCAGCAGAGGGAGGATGCCGAATTGCGTCGCCAACTGACGGCAGCTTTCGGCGTCGTGCACGCTGTCCTGAATCACTTCGGCGGTGGTGCGCCCGGTATCGTCCTCGTCGGCGCTCAGCATATCGGTGTTGTTGCGCTGCCACTCCAGCGACACCAACTGTTGCAGTTGTTCGAAGGAGAGGCGCGCCACGCGCTGGAAGTCGCATTGGCGTTGCCCTGACAACAGCGGCAACTCGCCGGAGAGCGCGCGCGCCAGCGCCGATTTTCCGCTGCCGTTGGCGCCGACGAACGCCCAGCACTGCTCCTGGTGCATCGTGAGTTCATCCAGACGCATCATCCGGGTATCGCTTAACCGGAACTGTGCCTGATGGATGTGCAGCAATGACATGATGATTCCCTTTGCAAAATGACAGAACAACGTCTACGGGTAAAGGGAAGCGGCCGGCTTGTCAAGGTGCGTTGTGCCGTGTGCGCGTTAACACAGCGTGGCGATAATCACCCGGTCGGCGTTAAAGCTGGCGTAAACCGCCATCTCCGGCTGTAGCCCCTGTTGTGTTACGTCATCATTGGGCAGGGTGGCGCACACCACTTCGCCGCCTTCCAGCGTCACCAGTACTTCGCTTTGCGCCGTGCCGGGCTGCAGATGACTGATGCGGCCGGGCAGGACATTGTCGTGAGCGGGTGCCGCTGCGGTTTGCGGGGTAACGGCGACCCAAGGCGCTTTAATTAGCGCCAGCACCTCTTTACCGCTGCTCAGTTGCAGCCGATCGGCGCTCTGCTGGGTCAGCGCGGCCTGAATGCGGGTATGACCATCCGCCAGCAGGATAGATAGATGCTGCTGCACCTGCTGCTGGTCGCGCGCCAGTACGGTGCCGAAAAACTGGTTGCGGGCGCTGGTTTGCAGCGAAAAACGGGCGATCGCCGCCAGCAGGCTATCTAGCGGCAGGTTATCGTCTTGAAGTACATCGAAGGCTTTTTGCTGAATTTGTCCCAACAGGTCATACAATTGCAGCAACCGTTCGCCATAACGTGTCAGCACTGCGCCGCCGCCGCCTTTGCCGCCGGTGGTGCGTTCAACGATGGTTTGCTCCGCCAACTGATTCATCTCGTTAATCGCGTCCCAGGCGCTTTTGTAGCTGATGTCGGCCAGCCGGGCTCCCTGACTGATGGAGCCGGTCTGCTGCACTTGCTTGAGCAGCGCGATGCGACGCGGGTCGGCGAATAGCCGCTGCTGGAGTTTCAGGGTAAGGAGAATTTCTGCTTGCATGATCACATCCGTATCTGGGTCGCTAATCGTTTGTATTGTCATCGTTTTGCGCGAAACAGGCAAACCGCACGAATGGCCGCTCTAATTCCGGCGATTCAGGTAAACTCATCGACAGTTATGGGGGTTAGCATAGTTTACCCTGAATCAATGAGAGACTGGCGGCGCAACGGCCAGCTACGGTGAAAGACGAGGTCGATATGTTGGAATTGCTGAAAAGCCTGCTGTTTGCGGTGTGCATGGTGCCGGTAATGATGGCGCTGATTCTGGGAGCCATTTATGGACTGGGCGAAGTCTTCAACCTGTTTTCCGCCATCGGTCATCGCGAGTCTTCAGTCGCGCGCAAATAATCCCTTCCCTGATTTCCCTTTCTGATGAATCCGGCATTTGCCGGATTTTTTTTGCTTAAGACTTTTTTTGCTTAAGAAAGAACAATGACAAGGCGGCCAGAATTCGGTATTTATCGTTATGTTACTAACTACACAACGAAAACCTCGGGAGACAAAATGAAACAGCAATGGACTTACTGGCTGACCGCCGCCGCGTTAACGCTGGGTATGAGCGCGAATACGGCGCTGGCGCAGGACAAGGTAACCGTGTTTGCCGCTGCCTCGCTGACCAATGCGTTGCAGGATATCGCCGCGCAATACCAAAAAGAAAAACAGGTTTCCATCGTGGCGTCTTACGCCTCGTCGTCGACGCTGGCGCGTCAGATTGAACAAGGGGCGCCTGCCGACCTGTTTATCTCGGCGGATCAGCAGTGGATGGATTATGCCCAGGGTAAGCAACTGACCGAAAACGACACCCGTTACACCCTGCTGGGGAATCAACTGGTGGTGATTGCGCCCAAGTCTGCCGAGACCAAAGGGTTCAAGATCGACGATAAAACCGACTGGAAAGGCCTGCTGAAAGGCGGACGTCTGTCGGTAGGCGACCCGGATCACGTGCCGGCCGGTATCTACGCCAAAGAGGCGCTGCAAAAACTGAATGCCTGGGACACGCTGTCGCCGCTGATGGCTCGCGCCAATGACGTGCGTGCCGCCATGGTGCTGGTAGAACGTGAAGAAGCGCCGCTGGGGATTGTTTACGGGTCGGACGCGGTCGCCAGCACCAAAGTGAAAGTGGTCGGCATTTTCCCGGACAATACCCACAAACCGGTGGAATACCCGATGGCTATCGTCAAAGGGCACAACACCCCGGCGGTTAAAGCCTTCTTTGATTACCTGAAAACGCCTCAGGCGGCGGTAGTGTTTAAACAATACGGATTCACGCCGGTTAATGCTGCTCAGTGATTACGAATGGCAGGCGGTATCGCTGAGCCTTAAGGTATCGCTGGTGGCGGTCAGTTGTAGTTTGCCGGTGGGCATTCTGGCCGCCTGGGTGCTGGCGCGTTGCCGTTTTGTCGGCAAATCGCTGCTGGACAGCGTGATCCACCTGCCGCTGGTGCTGCCGCCGGTGGTGATCGGCTATCTGTTGCTGATCATCATGGGGCGCAAAGGCGTGGTCGGCAGTTGGCTCTATAACTGGTTCGGTTTCAGCTTCAGTTTCAGCTGGCATGGCGCGGCGCTGGCCTCGGCGGTGGTGGCGTTCCCGCTGATGGTGCGCGCTATCCGGCTGGCGCTGGAGGCGGTGGATACCCGGCTGGAGCTGGCGGCGCGCACGCTTGGCGCCGGTCGCTGGCGGGTGTTTTTCACCATCACGCTGCCGCTGACGCTGCCCGGCATCATTGTCGGCACCGTGCTGGCGTTTGCCCGCTCGCTGGGGGAGTTCGGCGCCACCATCACCTTTGTTTCCAACATTCCGGGGGAAACCCGCACCATTCCGAATGCCATGTATACGCTGATTGAAACGCCGGGCGCGGAAATGCAGGCCGCCCGGTTGTGCATCATCGCCATCGCGCTGTCGCTGGTGTCATTGTTGTTGTCGGAATGGCTCACGCGCTGGAGCCGCAAGCGGCTGGGGGGATAATGCTGCAACTGGATTTTACTCAGCAACTGGGCGACCTGACGCTCAACATCGCCACCCAGCTTCCCGCCAGCGGGATTACCGCGGTGTTTGGGGTATCCGGCGCCGGCAAAACCTCGCTGATCAACGCCATCGTGGGCCTGACCCGGCCGGATAAAGGACGGATTCAGCTCAACGACCGGGTGCTGTCCGACCGCGAGCGGGGAGTGTTTCTGCCGCCGGAAAAACGCCGCATCGGCTACGTTTTTCAGGATGCGCGGCTCTTCCCGCACTACCGGGTGTTGGGGAATCTGCGTTACGGCATGGCGGCGCAGATGCAGACGCAGTTCGACGATATCGTGCAGTTGCTCGGCATCGGGCATTTGCTCAAGCGTTATCCGCTCACCTTGTCCGGCGGCGAAAAACAGCGGGTGGCGATTGGCCGCGCGCTGCTGACCGCGCCGGAATTGCTGCTGATGGACGAACCGCTGGCGTCGCTGGATGTGCCGCGCAAGCGCGAACTGCTGCCCTATCTGGAGCGGCTGGCCCGCGAGGTCAACACGCCGATTTTGTATGTCAGCCACAGCCTGGAAGAGGTACTGCGACTGGCGGACAAGGTGCTGGTGCTGGACAAAGGGCAGGTCAAGGCCCAGGGTTCGCTGGAAGAGGTGTGGGCCAGCAACGCGCTGCGGGCCTGGCTGCCGCGAGAAGAACAGAGCAGCATCCTGAAGGTGACGGTGATGGAGCACCATCCCCACTACGCCATGACCGCGCTGTCGCTGGGCGAACAGCCTCTGTGGGTCGGGCGCGTTGACGCGCCGCTTGCCTCGACGTTGCGCATCCGCATCAATGCGGCGGATGTGTCGCTGGTAACGCAGCGCCCGGCGGCGAGCAGCATTCGCAATGTGCTGTCGGCCAGCGTGGTGGAATGCCTTGAGGTAGGCGAGCAGGTTGAAGTCAAACTGGATATCGGCGGGCAGATCCTGTGGGCGCGTATCACTCCCTGGGCGCGGGACGAACTGGCGCTGACTTCCGGGCAGCGTCTGTATGCTCAGGTTAAGAGCGTTTCGATTACGGCTTAGGTTTCGTCGTGCAGATGTGTGGTTTGATTGTGGCGTAGCATCAGGGGTTGCCGGGTGTTTGTGGCATACCGGCTCGGGCGACGGAAGGTACGCCTGCAAATACGGCAACCACCGGTGTGCCGGTTCCCGTCATGTAATTATAAACCCCGTGTAACGGGGCATAATGAGTGACCACACCGTTATATCCAGGAATATCATGATGAAAAGCCTGGGGATCGGTTGCTGCGAGACGGTAAATGTAGTGGTTGATATTACCCTGTCGACCTTGCAATTCCACCCGTAGCGCCACTGCGCTGGCGAACTCGGGCGCGGCGAGGCTGGTGCCGTGCAAAACCCCCAGATTGCCGATGCTGTAGACGTATATAGCGCTACGGTCGGTATTGCCATGCCCATTGAGTGAGTCGTTTCCGCCGTTACATGGCTTTATCGCCGCAGGTGGACACCCGCCGGCATGCATGCCGATATCCGGTACGGCGCGCATCGCCTGCGTGCCGCCGCCCAGCAACGCGCGTTGGTAATCCGGTCGTGGATAAAGGGTGCTAAGCCCGCCGCCGGCGCCAAAATACCCTCCCGACAGCGTTGCGCCATTGCCAAAATAATCGGCGCGTCTGATGGGGTCCGCATAGCTGTTTTCTTGCAGGTACGTTTCATCCCGCGGGCCGGCGGCGTGAGTGGTTGTCAGGTTGGTTCCGCCAACCCCGGTGACCCAGGGGCTGATGGCTGGCCATTCTACGCTGGGGATAAACCTGCCTTTGCGGCCTTGGGTGGCGTTGTTTTTATCCGGGCAGGCCCGGCCGGCGTTATCGCCGGATGCGGCGACGAAGGTGATTCCCTGAGCGTTACCCTGACGGAAGACGGCATCGTATTGCTGAAGTATTTTCATGTACCGGTCACTACCGTTGTTGTAGGACGGGACATAAAACAATTCGCAGTCGCCAAAAGAGGAACTGACGATATCAGCCAGGTTATCCCTGACAATTTGCTGATAACTTGCCAGAATCGTGTCGTCATCCATATTGGGCATCACATACAGGATCAATCGAGCGCCGGGTGCGCCACCCAGCGCCATTTCTACATCTGCCGCCGCTTCGAACGCTGATTTGTCTTTTATTTCTTCCCGGCTAACGCCTGGTTGCGCGCCGTATACAAACCGGCGCGTATACACTCGGGGATTGTGCGCTGTTCCCGCATGAGCGGAAAAATTCTGCAGTGAAAAGTAGGCATCAATATCGGTATCCAGGACATCGCTGGCAGCCAGTATGGCGATCGTCGTACCGCTGCCATCCAGTCTGCGTGTCGTACCATTTCGGCTAATCATGGTCTGATAAGACGGATAGCCGTAGGCCTGCTTTAGGTCGTTATACCAATAGATATGTTGCGCGGAATGCGCCTTTGAAGACGAAGGATCGATGACGATATTCAGGCGCTTCGGCCAGCGGTCGGGGTTCAAGCCGATGATAATGGCACCCACCTGACGTAATTCGTCTGGCAGCGACGGTTCCCAGTTCTCCGGCATGCTGAGCCTTTTCACGCCTGCGCGGGATATGTGTATGGGTACACCGAAAACTCTGGCCGCATCAGCGACTCTGGCTATGATGTGCAGGTCGTTTCCCTGTTGATTAACCTGCATGTTCTGGCGCTTTAGCATTTCGGTCACGCGTGCTACGGCCTGAACTGACGGGCCGAAGCGACGGTCGAATTCATTCGGACTCAGCCAGTGGTGGTAAAGCGGCGATTGCGGGTCATGCTGTTGTTTAAGCAGGGCGTCAAGTTGATCGTTATTCTGCGGTGGCAGCAAGACATCAAATGACAGGGTGTCCGTAACGGAGGAAGGCCACTGTGGTTGTTGAGCATGGGTGGAATGAAGCATTGCTGCAATCAGCAGGGCTGCGAACACGGTCTGTTTTACCACGTCCTCTCCTTGTCATCGTAATGCTGAGCACGTAACCAAAACGACGGCGTTGACGTGAGCTCATGGACGTGATCCTGCGCCGCACCGGATTAGCGGAGGGTGTGCAGATACAATTTAATGAAATAATAAAATACCGAAATTAATTTTTAATGACATTCATCGGGGCGAGGAAACATAAGATGGGTTATCGATTAACTGATTATTTTTTATAGAATTAATGTAGTTAGGCTCTGTCGGCCATGGAAATAACAGACGATTCCGAAGGCTTTGCCTGACAGACTAAAATCATAGCGGCGAGTTGTTATGACAGAAAGCTACCACACAGTAACAAGCTATCACACAACAGCAAGCCGGATGTTCCTGGCTCGCTGTTGTGGATAGATACGACCCGCATCGACGGGATGTAGGGTGGTTCAGGCCAGCACCCGGCTGCGAATCACCTCGGCGATGCCGGGTTGCTCGTTATGACCAATCACCAAATCGGCGTGCGCTTTCACGTCGTCGGCGCTGTTGCCCATCGCCACGCCCAGCCCGACGGTTGACAACATGCTGATGTCATTGAAATTGTCGCCGAACGCCACCACCTCGTTCATGCTGTACCCTTGCGATTCTACCCAACGTTGCAGCAGGCGGCCCTTGCTGTTGCCGGTCTGGGCGATATCCACCTGATCCATCCACGACCATTCGCAGGCCAGACCCAGTTCCTGTTCAACCAGTTGGGCGAAGTCGTTCAGCGCGGCGGTATCGGTGTGATGGGTGGCGAATTTCCAGATCGAACGGGCGTGCTCGGTGGCGGCCAGCAGGTCGTCCACCTGGCGAAATACCGGGCGCTGCGATTCGGGCAGATTTTCCGCCCAGACCTGAGTGCGGGTAATGTGGCCGGTAATGTGCTGGTAGAACATGGCGTCGTCCGCGTACATCAGGCCGTGGATGGCAAACTGCTGCAACCGTTGCAACACGCTTTTGGCTTGCGCCGGTGTGAGCGGGTTGGCTTCGGTGGTTTGCCCGGTCTGGTAGTCGTACAGATAGGTGCCGTTGCAGCAGATCGCCGGAGTGTCCAGCGCCAGCGCCTGATAGAACGGATGGATCGCCGAATGGTGGCGACCGGTCACGATGATGACCTTGATGCCCGCCTGTCTGGCCTGCGCCAGCGCTTGTAACGATTCCGGCAGAATGGTTTTCTTTTGCGTTAACAGCGTGCCGTCCAGATCGAGGGCAATGATGCGATAGGTCATGGTATTCTCATCGGGTTATCGGGTTCACTTCTTCCCGATGGTACACTGTCAGCCGCCCGGATCAACAGGCCCTTTTTCCGTGCCGGCTCTCATGCGAAAGTCGCCAATGTGAGCGTCGGCACCGATAAACGAGAGCATAGCCTGAGCGTAACGAGGCGCGCGCCTGCCGCCTCATTAAGGCCAACAAGGAGAATCGAATGCAGCAAGTGGTTTATATCGCCAGCCCGGAAAGCCAGCAGATCCATGTCTGGCAACTCTCTTCCAGCGGGGAACTGAGTCTGTTACAGGTGGTGGACGTGCCGGGGCAGGTACAGCCGATGGTCATCGCGCCGGATCAGCGCCACCTGTATGTCGGCGTACGCCCTGAGTTCCGCGTGATCAGCTATGGTATTGACGCTCAGGGGAAACTGAACGAAGCCGGCGTAGCGCCGCTGCCGGGCAGCCCGACGCACCTGTCTACCGATCAGACCGGGCGTTTCCTGTTTAGCGCGTCTTACAGCAACGCCTGCGTCAGCGTCAGCCCGATTGGCGATGACGGCGTGGCGCAGGCGCCGATCCAGCAACTGGACGGGCTGGAAGGCTGCCACTCCACCAATATCGACCCGGCTAACCGCGTACTGTGGGCGCCATGCCTGAAAGAAGACCGTATCCGGCTGTACGATGTCGGCAGCGATGGCCGCCTGGCCGCTCATCAGCCTGCCGAGCAGCGTGCGGCTGCCGGCGCCGGTCCGCGTCACATGGCGTACCATCCGAATCACCGTTTTGCTTACTGCATCAACGAACTGAACAGTTCGGTGGATGTGTTCGAACTGGACGCTCAGGGCGAAGGCCGTCGAATCCAGACGCTGAATGCCATGCCGGCCGATTTCACCGGCACCTGCTGGGCGGCGGATATCCACATCACGCCGGATGGCCGCCACCTGTACACCACCGACCGTACCGCCAGCCTGCTGAGTATTTTCCAGGTGTCGGCGCAGGACGGCACGCTGACGCTGGCTGGTCACCAGCCGACGGAAACCCAGCCGCGCGGCTTCAATATCGACCACCGCGGCCAGTTCCTGATCGCCGCCGGTCAGAAATCCCATCATATCGAGGTCTATCGTATCCAGCCGGATAACGGCGGCCTGACGCCGCTGGCTCGCTATCCGGTCGGTCAGGGACCGATGTGGGTGTCGGTGCTGGCGCTGGATTGATAACGGAGACAGGCAGATAACCGAGAAGTCACGCGCTGCGCTACCGCAGCGCGTATTCTCCCGGCGGGTTAGCCGCGGTACTCGATAATTGACAACCCGGCGTTGTAGTCGGTGCTGTAGATAATCCCTTGCGCATCGACAAACACGTCGCAGGACTGGATCACCTGAGGGCGGCCGGGGCGTTTATCGATCATGCGATCGGGCGCGGCGGGCACCAGCGCGCCGGTTTCTTTCGGCCGATATGGGTTGCTGATGTCGTAAGCGCGCACGCCGGCATTTTGGTAAGTGGCGAAAATCAACGTCGAGCTGATGAAGCTGCCCGGTCGGTTTTCATGCAAATTGTGCGGGCCGAAGTGCGCCCCTTTCTTCACATAATCGGTTTCGTTGGGCTGCGGGAAGGTGGCGATGCTTACCGGGTTGGACGGCTCGCGGATATCGAACACCCAAATCAGTTTTTCGCCGTCTTCCTGATTATCCAGCACCGC
The DNA window shown above is from Dickeya dadantii NCPPB 898 and carries:
- the galE gene encoding UDP-glucose 4-epimerase GalE; its protein translation is MKVLVTGGIGYIGSHTCVQLIAAGHQPVILDNLCNSKSSVTKAIAHVSGQTPVFYQGDIRDSGLLQTIFAEHDIGAVIHFAGLKAVGESVREPISYYDNNVYGTLTLVEAMKHAGVKTLIFSSSATVYGDQPQIPYQESFPTGTPASPYGRSKLMVEQILQDLQRAEPDWSVVLLRYFNPVGAHPSGEMGEDPQGVPNNLMPYIAQVAVGRRDSLAIFGNDYPTVDGTGVRDYIHVVDLADGHIAAMNTLHGKPGVHIYNLGAGVGYSVLQVVEAFSRACGKPLPYHFAPRRDGDLPAYWADAEKAARDFNWRVSRTLDEMAADTWRWQSRHPNGFSD
- the modF gene encoding molybdate ABC transporter ATP-binding protein ModF: MSLLHIHQAQFRLSDTRMMRLDELTMHQEQCWAFVGANGSGKSALARALSGELPLLSGQRQCDFQRVARLSFEQLQQLVSLEWQRNNTDMLSADEDDTGRTTAEVIQDSVHDAESCRQLATQFGILPLLDRRFKYLSTGETRKTMLCQALMAQPDLLILDEPFDGLDVASRAQLTDLLASLAAQGQTLVLILNRFEDIPVFVGQVGVLADCTLTRQGAREAILSDALVSQLAHSETLADTALPEAEDPTQRPTLPPDQPRIRLLHGVVSYNDRRILDDLSWEVLPGQHWQIVGPNGAGKSTLLSLITGDHPQGYSNDLTLFGRRRGSGETIWDIKRHIGYVSSSLHLEYRVSTSLRNVILSGFFDSIGIYQAVSDRQRFLVAQWLALLGLPDSLADAPFQSLSWGQQRLALIVRALVKHPALLILDEPLQGLDPLNRQLIRRWLDILIGQGQTQLLFVSHHAEDAPDCITHRLTFVPDGDGYRYLIENR
- the pgl gene encoding 6-phosphogluconolactonase, with translation MQQVVYIASPESQQIHVWQLSSSGELSLLQVVDVPGQVQPMVIAPDQRHLYVGVRPEFRVISYGIDAQGKLNEAGVAPLPGSPTHLSTDQTGRFLFSASYSNACVSVSPIGDDGVAQAPIQQLDGLEGCHSTNIDPANRVLWAPCLKEDRIRLYDVGSDGRLAAHQPAEQRAAAGAGPRHMAYHPNHRFAYCINELNSSVDVFELDAQGEGRRIQTLNAMPADFTGTCWAADIHITPDGRHLYTTDRTASLLSIFQVSAQDGTLTLAGHQPTETQPRGFNIDHRGQFLIAAGQKSHHIEVYRIQPDNGGLTPLARYPVGQGPMWVSVLALD
- the modE gene encoding molybdenum-dependent transcriptional regulator, with the protein product MQAEILLTLKLQQRLFADPRRIALLKQVQQTGSISQGARLADISYKSAWDAINEMNQLAEQTIVERTTGGKGGGGAVLTRYGERLLQLYDLLGQIQQKAFDVLQDDNLPLDSLLAAIARFSLQTSARNQFFGTVLARDQQQVQQHLSILLADGHTRIQAALTQQSADRLQLSSGKEVLALIKAPWVAVTPQTAAAPAHDNVLPGRISHLQPGTAQSEVLVTLEGGEVVCATLPNDDVTQQGLQPEMAVYASFNADRVIIATLC
- the modB gene encoding molybdate ABC transporter permease subunit, translated to MLLSDYEWQAVSLSLKVSLVAVSCSLPVGILAAWVLARCRFVGKSLLDSVIHLPLVLPPVVIGYLLLIIMGRKGVVGSWLYNWFGFSFSFSWHGAALASAVVAFPLMVRAIRLALEAVDTRLELAARTLGAGRWRVFFTITLPLTLPGIIVGTVLAFARSLGEFGATITFVSNIPGETRTIPNAMYTLIETPGAEMQAARLCIIAIALSLVSLLLSEWLTRWSRKRLGG
- the modC gene encoding molybdenum ABC transporter ATP-binding protein ModC; protein product: MLQLDFTQQLGDLTLNIATQLPASGITAVFGVSGAGKTSLINAIVGLTRPDKGRIQLNDRVLSDRERGVFLPPEKRRIGYVFQDARLFPHYRVLGNLRYGMAAQMQTQFDDIVQLLGIGHLLKRYPLTLSGGEKQRVAIGRALLTAPELLLMDEPLASLDVPRKRELLPYLERLAREVNTPILYVSHSLEEVLRLADKVLVLDKGQVKAQGSLEEVWASNALRAWLPREEQSSILKVTVMEHHPHYAMTALSLGEQPLWVGRVDAPLASTLRIRINAADVSLVTQRPAASSIRNVLSASVVECLEVGEQVEVKLDIGGQILWARITPWARDELALTSGQRLYAQVKSVSITA
- a CDS encoding S53 family peptidase, giving the protein MVKQTVFAALLIAAMLHSTHAQQPQWPSSVTDTLSFDVLLPPQNNDQLDALLKQQHDPQSPLYHHWLSPNEFDRRFGPSVQAVARVTEMLKRQNMQVNQQGNDLHIIARVADAARVFGVPIHISRAGVKRLSMPENWEPSLPDELRQVGAIIIGLNPDRWPKRLNIVIDPSSSKAHSAQHIYWYNDLKQAYGYPSYQTMISRNGTTRRLDGSGTTIAILAASDVLDTDIDAYFSLQNFSAHAGTAHNPRVYTRRFVYGAQPGVSREEIKDKSAFEAAADVEMALGGAPGARLILYVMPNMDDDTILASYQQIVRDNLADIVSSSFGDCELFYVPSYNNGSDRYMKILQQYDAVFRQGNAQGITFVAASGDNAGRACPDKNNATQGRKGRFIPSVEWPAISPWVTGVGGTNLTTTHAAGPRDETYLQENSYADPIRRADYFGNGATLSGGYFGAGGGLSTLYPRPDYQRALLGGGTQAMRAVPDIGMHAGGCPPAAIKPCNGGNDSLNGHGNTDRSAIYVYSIGNLGVLHGTSLAAPEFASAVALRVELQGRQGNINHYIYRLAATDPQAFHHDIPGYNGVVTHYAPLHGVYNYMTGTGTPVVAVFAGVPSVARAGMPQTPGNP
- a CDS encoding pyridoxal phosphatase, coding for MTYRIIALDLDGTLLTQKKTILPESLQALAQARQAGIKVIIVTGRHHSAIHPFYQALALDTPAICCNGTYLYDYQTGQTTEANPLTPAQAKSVLQRLQQFAIHGLMYADDAMFYQHITGHITRTQVWAENLPESQRPVFRQVDDLLAATEHARSIWKFATHHTDTAALNDFAQLVEQELGLACEWSWMDQVDIAQTGNSKGRLLQRWVESQGYSMNEVVAFGDNFNDISMLSTVGLGVAMGNSADDVKAHADLVIGHNEQPGIAEVIRSRVLA
- a CDS encoding AcrZ family multidrug efflux pump-associated protein, with protein sequence MLELLKSLLFAVCMVPVMMALILGAIYGLGEVFNLFSAIGHRESSVARK
- the modA gene encoding molybdate ABC transporter substrate-binding protein; the protein is MKQQWTYWLTAAALTLGMSANTALAQDKVTVFAAASLTNALQDIAAQYQKEKQVSIVASYASSSTLARQIEQGAPADLFISADQQWMDYAQGKQLTENDTRYTLLGNQLVVIAPKSAETKGFKIDDKTDWKGLLKGGRLSVGDPDHVPAGIYAKEALQKLNAWDTLSPLMARANDVRAAMVLVEREEAPLGIVYGSDAVASTKVKVVGIFPDNTHKPVEYPMAIVKGHNTPAVKAFFDYLKTPQAAVVFKQYGFTPVNAAQ